From the Nodularia sp. NIES-3585 genome, one window contains:
- the psaJ gene encoding photosystem I reaction center subunit IX, translating to MADKSDQSSYLITFLSTAPVAATIWLTITAGILIEFNRFFPDLLFHPLP from the coding sequence ATGGCAGATAAAAGCGATCAATCTTCCTATTTGATCACATTTCTTTCTACGGCTCCAGTGGCAGCTACTATCTGGCTAACCATTACAGCAGGGATTTTAATTGAATTTAACCGCTTTTTCCCTGACTTACTTTTCCACCCACTACCATAA